One region of Luteolibacter yonseiensis genomic DNA includes:
- a CDS encoding PIN domain-containing protein, translated as MKILIDTDVLLDVALAREPHLAASAGVLEWAEAGGEACVAWHTLTNCSYLLKGGRPFLVELLKLVEVSSTGTADAARALALPMTDVEDAFQVAAALAWHADFIVTRNLPDYRHSPVTAISPADFLEKL; from the coding sequence ATGAAGATCCTGATCGATACGGACGTTCTTCTGGATGTCGCGCTGGCCCGGGAACCCCATCTCGCCGCCAGCGCCGGAGTGTTGGAGTGGGCGGAAGCGGGAGGCGAGGCATGCGTCGCCTGGCACACGCTTACGAATTGTTCCTATCTGCTCAAAGGTGGCAGACCGTTTCTGGTGGAACTGCTCAAGCTGGTGGAGGTCTCCTCAACAGGGACGGCGGATGCGGCACGGGCGCTTGCCTTGCCCATGACCGATGTGGAAGATGCGTTCCAAGTCGCGGCAGCGTTGGCATGGCATGCGGATTTCATCGTCACCCGCAACCTTCCTGACTACCGGCACTCACCCGTCACAGCCATCTCACCCGCCGATTTTCTCGAAAAACTCTGA
- a CDS encoding M3 family metallopeptidase has protein sequence MHPFLSPDFHVRWSTLVPEAVEPDIRHALELAKANIEAICSQDHATADYGSTFLAFENASQELNDGWGRLNHLDSVSDNPAQREALGKMLPEVTDFYSSLALNDRLWSVIKAAGEKSEISTLPPVQQRFVEETLADFRNSGADLPAEKKARIAAIEAELSKITKEYSEHVLDSTNAWELVITDEEKLAGLPDSAKAGAAANARAKGHENAWRFTLQFPSMSPIMQHLHDDGIRKQVWEASTKVGGYGDYDNTSLVWRILELRQEKAEILGHSHFADLTLLRRMAKTGGSALGFIENLHARIKPAFLAEYKQLAQYKAAKSGQPVDGLQPWEVSYWAEKQRQENYDFDEEELRPYFPVDGVMAGMFEIASRIFGITIRELDTVFSETPLPVSDSDVVETWHPECKFYEIHDSETAAHLGSFYADWHPRESKRGGAWMNSLHTGALGEPHLGLIIGNMSPPVDGKPALLTHREVETIFHEFGHLLHGLLSDVAVKSLSGTNVPWDFVELPSQIMENFCWDRESLDLFARHFETGDAIPEDLFAKMIAAKNYLSASGFMRQLSFAKLDLELHINFPKFAGKDLDAVDREILADYLAPLKTPSPSMMRRFNHLFSSPTGYAAGYYSYKWAEVLDADAFTRFQKEGVLNSETGAAFREHILSKGNSVPPDELYRRFMGRDPEQEPLLIRAGLAEPALA, from the coding sequence ATGCATCCGTTCCTTTCCCCAGATTTCCACGTCCGTTGGTCCACGCTCGTTCCTGAAGCCGTCGAGCCGGACATCCGCCACGCGCTTGAGCTCGCGAAGGCGAACATCGAGGCCATCTGCTCCCAGGATCATGCGACCGCGGACTACGGGTCCACGTTCCTCGCGTTTGAGAATGCCAGCCAGGAGCTGAACGACGGCTGGGGACGGCTCAACCACCTGGATTCCGTCAGCGACAATCCCGCCCAGCGCGAGGCGCTCGGGAAGATGCTGCCCGAGGTGACGGATTTCTACTCCTCTCTCGCGCTCAACGACCGCTTGTGGAGCGTCATCAAGGCGGCCGGTGAAAAATCGGAGATTTCCACGCTGCCGCCCGTGCAGCAGCGTTTCGTCGAGGAGACGCTGGCGGATTTCCGCAACTCCGGCGCGGATCTTCCGGCGGAGAAAAAGGCGCGCATCGCCGCCATCGAGGCCGAGCTTTCCAAGATCACCAAGGAGTATTCCGAGCACGTGCTGGATTCCACGAACGCCTGGGAACTCGTCATCACGGATGAGGAAAAACTCGCCGGTCTTCCGGACTCCGCGAAGGCGGGTGCCGCCGCGAACGCCCGTGCGAAAGGTCACGAGAACGCATGGCGTTTCACCCTGCAGTTTCCCTCCATGTCTCCCATCATGCAGCATCTGCACGACGATGGAATCCGCAAGCAGGTCTGGGAGGCATCGACAAAGGTCGGAGGCTATGGCGACTATGACAACACGTCACTCGTCTGGCGCATTCTGGAACTCCGTCAGGAAAAGGCTGAAATCCTCGGTCATTCGCATTTCGCCGATCTCACCCTTCTCCGCCGCATGGCGAAAACCGGTGGCTCGGCGCTCGGGTTCATCGAGAACCTCCACGCCCGCATCAAGCCCGCGTTCCTGGCGGAATACAAGCAACTCGCCCAATACAAGGCGGCGAAATCCGGCCAGCCCGTTGACGGACTTCAACCGTGGGAGGTTTCGTACTGGGCGGAGAAACAACGCCAGGAAAACTACGATTTCGATGAGGAGGAACTGCGCCCGTATTTCCCTGTCGATGGCGTGATGGCCGGCATGTTTGAAATCGCCTCGCGCATTTTCGGCATCACCATCCGTGAACTGGACACCGTTTTCTCGGAAACTCCTCTGCCCGTATCGGATTCGGATGTCGTTGAAACCTGGCACCCCGAATGCAAGTTCTACGAGATCCATGACTCGGAAACCGCCGCCCATCTCGGATCGTTCTATGCGGACTGGCATCCACGCGAATCCAAGCGCGGCGGTGCCTGGATGAACTCTCTCCACACCGGAGCGCTTGGCGAGCCTCACCTCGGCCTCATCATCGGGAACATGAGCCCCCCGGTGGACGGCAAGCCCGCGCTGCTCACCCACCGTGAGGTGGAGACGATTTTCCATGAGTTCGGCCACCTCCTGCACGGTCTGCTCAGCGACGTCGCGGTGAAATCCCTGTCCGGAACGAACGTCCCTTGGGATTTCGTCGAGCTTCCGTCACAGATCATGGAAAACTTCTGTTGGGACCGCGAATCGCTCGATCTCTTCGCCCGCCACTTCGAGACCGGCGATGCGATCCCGGAAGATCTTTTCGCGAAAATGATCGCCGCGAAGAACTACCTCAGCGCGTCCGGCTTCATGCGCCAGCTCTCGTTCGCAAAGCTGGATCTGGAGCTCCACATCAATTTCCCGAAGTTCGCAGGCAAGGATCTGGACGCCGTGGACCGTGAAATCCTCGCCGACTATCTCGCGCCACTCAAGACGCCGTCGCCCTCCATGATGCGGCGTTTCAACCACCTCTTCAGCAGCCCGACCGGTTACGCAGCCGGCTACTATTCCTACAAATGGGCGGAAGTGCTCGATGCCGACGCCTTCACCCGCTTCCAGAAAGAGGGCGTGCTGAACTCCGAAACCGGAGCCGCCTTCCGCGAGCACATCCTCAGCAAAGGCAACTCCGTGCCTCCGGACGAGCTCTACCGCCGCTTCATGGGCCGCGATCCCGAGCAGGAACCGCTGCTCATCCGCGCCGGCCTGGCGGAACCGGCGCTGGCTTGA
- a CDS encoding 3'-5' exoribonuclease YhaM family protein, which yields MARAVTLSHVSPITIAAIKEQAGETPIVAAIQAQLQSRAVRTTKGGKPYFEMLFADSTGNFSLKIWSDSAMYEAAEKMADGSIVRLEAEWTQNQYGVNPNKLEWHHMDESAIADFLAGDPETRDKQDRDFAEIRRLCDSIEDPRYHALCAHFLIQLGDRFRRTAAARKNHHARRGGLVEHVAQMMRSAAALCPVYQELNRDLMITGVLFHDCGKLWENSYPEDGFAQIHGIHGEMLGHIPLGIELVNKLWNDLLETGEADEWKSLKPSTEMTRLHLLHLIGSHHGQYEFGSPVLPRTPEAFALHYIDNLDAKLEMVRDAYVQSNEIAPGIYDRMFPLPTNLVRPLAVFVPPPTKPEDGSESGHDEPQAES from the coding sequence ATGGCCCGGGCTGTCACGCTGTCGCACGTGAGTCCGATCACCATCGCCGCCATCAAGGAACAAGCCGGGGAAACGCCCATCGTGGCAGCGATCCAGGCACAGCTCCAGTCACGTGCCGTCCGCACGACAAAGGGCGGAAAGCCGTATTTTGAAATGCTGTTCGCCGACTCGACAGGAAATTTCTCCCTGAAGATCTGGTCGGACTCGGCGATGTACGAAGCGGCGGAAAAGATGGCGGATGGGTCCATCGTCCGGCTCGAAGCCGAGTGGACCCAGAACCAATACGGGGTGAATCCGAACAAGCTGGAGTGGCACCACATGGATGAATCCGCGATCGCTGATTTCCTGGCAGGCGATCCAGAGACTCGTGACAAGCAGGATCGCGATTTCGCGGAGATCCGCCGCTTGTGTGATTCCATCGAAGATCCGCGCTATCACGCGCTGTGCGCCCATTTCCTCATCCAGTTGGGCGATCGTTTCCGCCGCACCGCCGCTGCGAGGAAAAACCACCATGCCCGCCGGGGAGGACTCGTCGAACACGTGGCGCAGATGATGCGTTCCGCCGCCGCGTTGTGTCCCGTCTATCAGGAACTGAACCGCGATCTGATGATCACGGGTGTGTTGTTCCACGATTGCGGAAAGCTGTGGGAAAACTCATATCCGGAGGATGGCTTCGCGCAAATCCACGGCATTCACGGTGAGATGCTGGGGCATATCCCGCTCGGCATCGAATTGGTGAACAAACTGTGGAACGACTTGCTGGAAACCGGGGAAGCGGACGAGTGGAAATCGCTCAAGCCCTCGACCGAAATGACCCGCCTGCACCTGCTGCATCTCATCGGCAGCCATCACGGCCAGTATGAATTCGGCTCCCCCGTGCTGCCGCGCACGCCCGAGGCCTTTGCCTTGCACTATATCGACAATCTCGATGCCAAACTCGAGATGGTCAGGGATGCCTACGTGCAGTCGAACGAAATCGCACCCGGCATTTACGACCGCATGTTTCCGTTGCCGACGAATCTGGTCCGTCCCCTGGCGGTTTTCGTGCCACCGCCAACCAAGCCGGAGGACGGGAGTGAATCGGGGCATGACGAACCGCAGGCTGAATCTTGA
- a CDS encoding voltage-gated chloride channel family protein — MIAAAAQARLPSILRWTAILVPLAAVVGTASAFFLWALDAVTRLRFANPWLLFLLPVGGLLVGMIYQRVGKSAAGGNNLLIDEIHQPGAGVPRRMAPLILFGTLVTHLFGGSAGREGTAVQMGGSIAAAFARMLALDAASVRIVLMAGVAAGFGSIFGTPVAGAVFALEVLVVGRVQYDALIPCFFASLLADWTCRFWGIGHTHYQIELLPPGALPDPWLMGKVMLASAAFGLAALLFSTLSHRLADAFKTYVPRPELRPVVGGILVIALFFLAGTSDYLGLGVLAEHPDSITLPALFTSTGIPASAWAWKLLFTVITLSAGFKGGEVTPLFFIGAALGNALGTVLGAPVDLFAGIGFVAIFAGATNTPLASIFLGMELFGAENGLYIATACIIAYACSGSKGIYSAQRLPSSHN, encoded by the coding sequence ATGATTGCCGCCGCAGCCCAAGCCAGACTCCCATCCATCCTGCGGTGGACCGCCATTCTCGTCCCGCTGGCGGCGGTGGTGGGCACGGCCTCCGCGTTTTTCCTATGGGCGCTGGATGCCGTCACCCGTCTTCGTTTCGCAAACCCCTGGCTGTTGTTTCTTCTGCCGGTCGGCGGGTTGCTCGTCGGGATGATCTATCAGAGGGTCGGGAAATCCGCCGCGGGAGGAAACAACCTGCTCATCGATGAGATCCACCAGCCCGGGGCGGGCGTGCCCCGGCGGATGGCTCCGCTGATCCTGTTCGGCACGCTCGTCACCCACCTCTTCGGCGGATCCGCCGGGCGGGAGGGAACGGCGGTGCAGATGGGCGGCAGCATCGCCGCCGCGTTCGCGCGCATGCTGGCTTTGGATGCCGCAAGCGTCAGGATCGTACTCATGGCCGGGGTCGCGGCGGGATTCGGTTCGATTTTCGGCACTCCGGTGGCGGGGGCGGTGTTCGCGTTGGAGGTTCTGGTCGTGGGGCGGGTGCAGTATGACGCGCTCATTCCCTGTTTTTTCGCCTCGTTGCTCGCCGACTGGACCTGCCGGTTCTGGGGAATTGGACACACCCATTATCAGATCGAACTGCTCCCACCGGGCGCCCTGCCCGACCCTTGGCTGATGGGGAAGGTCATGCTGGCTTCCGCGGCCTTTGGTCTCGCCGCCCTGCTGTTTTCCACGCTGTCCCATCGTCTGGCGGACGCTTTCAAGACCTATGTTCCCCGCCCGGAACTCCGGCCGGTGGTGGGCGGGATCCTCGTGATCGCCTTGTTTTTCCTCGCCGGTACCTCTGACTACCTCGGTCTTGGCGTTCTGGCGGAGCATCCGGATTCCATCACCTTGCCGGCGCTCTTCACCTCCACGGGGATTCCCGCCAGCGCGTGGGCCTGGAAATTGCTCTTCACCGTCATCACTCTGAGCGCGGGATTCAAGGGAGGCGAGGTGACCCCCCTGTTTTTCATCGGCGCGGCGTTGGGAAACGCGCTCGGAACCGTGCTGGGAGCGCCGGTGGACCTCTTCGCGGGCATTGGATTCGTCGCCATTTTTGCCGGAGCCACCAACACGCCGCTCGCCTCCATTTTCCTCGGCATGGAGCTTTTCGGCGCGGAAAACGGCCTCTACATCGCCACCGCCTGCATCATCGCCTACGCGTGCAGCGGCAGCAAGGGCATCTACAGCGCCCAACGTCTGCCATCTTCTCACAACTGA
- a CDS encoding DUF6364 family protein: MKTRVTVTMDPEIHRLAKQAARKRRTTVSGLIEALLQAEAAPKKGSIVSGMVGMAGLRVPAPGSDPLHEALQAKYVRG; encoded by the coding sequence ATGAAAACGCGTGTCACCGTCACCATGGATCCGGAGATCCATCGTCTGGCGAAACAGGCGGCGCGGAAGAGGCGCACCACGGTCTCCGGTTTGATCGAAGCCTTGCTCCAGGCCGAGGCCGCTCCGAAAAAAGGCAGCATTGTCAGCGGCATGGTGGGAATGGCGGGTCTGCGGGTGCCCGCTCCCGGCAGCGATCCCTTGCATGAGGCCTTGCAGGCAAAATATGTCCGCGGATGA